The following coding sequences are from one Paenibacillus sp. JDR-2 window:
- a CDS encoding ribose-phosphate diphosphokinase → MFSDKLRIFSGSSNPALAQKIAGDLGLTLGAIKMSRFKSGEIYVHYEETIRNCDVFLVQSFSHPINEHFVELLVMIDAAKRASAKTINIIMPYYGYARQERKAAPREPISAKMVADVLTTVGANRVITIDLHAPAIQGFFNIPVDHMTALDLLSDYLKSKNIQNPVVVSPDAGRASTAEKLANNLDTSFAIMIKKRPAHNESSITHVIGDVEGQTAIIIEDLIDTGSTIVNVVESLKERGAKEVYVCATHPLFSGNAIERLNHPHIKEIIVTDSISLPENRPDKFTVLSVAPLLAEATRIIIEGGSISTLFKTNGGV, encoded by the coding sequence ATGTTTAGCGACAAGTTGCGTATTTTTTCGGGTTCGTCCAATCCCGCATTGGCTCAAAAGATCGCCGGTGATCTGGGATTGACACTCGGCGCCATCAAAATGTCCCGTTTCAAGAGCGGGGAGATCTACGTCCACTACGAAGAGACGATTCGTAACTGCGATGTATTCCTCGTTCAATCGTTCTCGCATCCGATCAACGAGCATTTTGTCGAATTGCTCGTCATGATTGACGCAGCGAAGCGGGCATCCGCGAAGACGATCAACATCATCATGCCGTACTACGGCTATGCGCGCCAAGAGCGCAAAGCAGCACCGCGGGAGCCGATCTCCGCGAAAATGGTGGCAGACGTTCTTACTACGGTTGGTGCAAACCGTGTCATCACGATTGACCTGCATGCGCCAGCTATCCAAGGCTTCTTCAACATTCCGGTAGACCATATGACAGCACTTGATCTGCTCAGCGATTACCTGAAGTCGAAGAACATTCAAAACCCGGTAGTCGTATCTCCGGACGCTGGCCGTGCATCCACGGCTGAAAAGCTTGCGAATAACCTGGACACATCGTTTGCTATTATGATCAAGAAGCGTCCTGCGCATAATGAGTCCTCGATTACTCACGTAATCGGCGACGTAGAGGGTCAAACCGCTATCATTATCGAAGACTTGATCGATACGGGCAGCACGATTGTCAACGTTGTGGAGAGTTTGAAGGAGCGCGGAGCCAAAGAAGTCTATGTATGCGCAACTCACCCGCTGTTCTCGGGCAATGCCATTGAGCGTTTGAATCATCCTCATATCAAAGAAATTATCGTAACGGATTCGATCTCCCTGCCAGAGAATCGTCCGGATAAATTCACGGTATTGTCGGTCGCTCCGCTGCTTGCGGAAGCAACCCGCATTATCATTGAAGGCGGTTCGATCAGCACCCTCTTCAAGACAAACGGCGGCGTTTAA
- a CDS encoding tetratricopeptide repeat protein — MKEKKREAIEQTAKIIPIQWDATFFFERAVRSLDRYHYDKALKYFRRAVEYEPENPVNHCNMAGIMSEMGNYEESNRILKWIVDELDPTMTECHFYMANNYANMEMYEAAEGALIHYLEEDADGQYLDEAEEMMELLQYELERPAPLTNIKAREGMVEHDQARKLLEEGKFTEAVRILEKIIEEQPEFLAARNNLALAYYYMGMFDKAMATIREALELEPGNLHALCNLGIFYQHAGDKDSLTPLLDLLRKTAPFHQEHVFKLATTMGILGEHESAYRHFTRLLKDVELNLDPCLYHYAAVAACQIGRYVEAERLWKQAAKLDPESDIPRYYMEQLTLIKDGDQNASVSYHYHLPFEEQFKLWENSSDGLPEHLKRDPLVRSSFFWALRHGDQNTKLQVIQALGMIADNEVKDVLRAFLLEADEDDYLKRIAVFVLRTIGVQEPLQAVLEGKATVIEPNRVPSRLPVWEDKWQEVVEAAMSRVNKRFDLVQQYDLMTLWVEFLSRLYPEVPKLTKPEGWAAALEYLTAKMHRRTTSYPEISERYGVSIATVSKNAKKIDEVCGIKEKMKSISSVFSLDHLE, encoded by the coding sequence GTGAAAGAGAAGAAACGTGAAGCCATAGAACAGACAGCCAAGATCATACCGATACAATGGGACGCCACGTTCTTTTTCGAGCGGGCCGTGCGCTCGTTGGATCGTTACCACTATGACAAGGCACTCAAATATTTCCGGCGTGCCGTGGAGTATGAACCGGAAAATCCGGTCAACCATTGCAACATGGCAGGCATCATGTCGGAGATGGGCAATTATGAAGAATCCAATCGGATTTTGAAATGGATTGTCGATGAGCTGGATCCGACCATGACGGAATGTCATTTCTACATGGCCAACAACTATGCCAACATGGAGATGTACGAAGCAGCGGAAGGCGCACTTATTCATTATTTGGAGGAAGACGCGGACGGACAATACCTCGACGAAGCCGAGGAAATGATGGAGCTTCTCCAATACGAGCTGGAGCGCCCTGCACCGCTGACGAATATAAAAGCACGCGAAGGCATGGTCGAGCATGACCAGGCCCGCAAGCTTCTGGAAGAAGGCAAGTTTACGGAAGCGGTCCGTATCTTGGAGAAAATCATTGAGGAGCAGCCGGAGTTTCTGGCAGCCCGCAATAACTTGGCGCTGGCCTATTATTATATGGGGATGTTCGACAAAGCGATGGCTACGATCCGGGAAGCTCTGGAGCTCGAGCCGGGGAATTTGCATGCTCTTTGCAATCTGGGGATCTTCTATCAGCATGCGGGAGATAAAGATAGTCTTACTCCTTTGCTTGATTTGCTGCGCAAGACCGCACCGTTTCATCAGGAGCATGTCTTCAAGCTGGCTACTACGATGGGCATCCTGGGCGAGCATGAATCGGCTTACCGCCACTTCACCCGTCTCCTGAAAGACGTGGAGCTCAACCTTGACCCTTGCCTATATCACTATGCCGCGGTAGCCGCATGCCAAATCGGCCGTTATGTGGAAGCGGAACGCCTCTGGAAGCAGGCTGCGAAGCTGGATCCGGAATCGGATATTCCGCGTTACTACATGGAGCAGCTGACTCTCATCAAAGACGGTGACCAGAACGCATCGGTAAGCTATCATTATCATTTGCCGTTCGAGGAGCAGTTCAAGCTGTGGGAAAATTCCTCGGATGGACTTCCCGAGCATTTGAAGCGCGACCCGCTCGTGCGTTCCTCGTTCTTCTGGGCACTCCGTCACGGAGACCAGAATACGAAGCTGCAGGTCATTCAGGCGCTAGGCATGATCGCCGATAATGAAGTTAAGGACGTCCTTCGAGCTTTCCTGCTCGAAGCGGATGAAGATGATTATTTGAAGCGGATTGCCGTATTTGTGCTTCGTACAATCGGCGTGCAGGAGCCGCTTCAAGCCGTACTGGAAGGCAAAGCTACGGTTATTGAGCCGAACCGGGTTCCATCCCGTCTGCCCGTCTGGGAAGACAAATGGCAGGAGGTCGTGGAAGCGGCGATGTCACGCGTGAACAAACGCTTTGACCTTGTGCAGCAGTACGATCTGATGACGCTGTGGGTAGAGTTCCTATCTAGGCTGTATCCGGAGGTGCCAAAGCTGACTAAGCCGGAGGGCTGGGCGGCAGCGCTTGAATATTTGACGGCCAAGATGCACCGGCGGACAACGTCGTATCCCGAAATCTCGGAGCGTTACGGCGTCTCCATCGCAACCGTAAGCAAGAACGCCAAAAAAATCGACGAGGTATGCGGAATCAAGGAAAAGATGAAATCGATCAGCTCGGTTTTCTCCTTGGACCATCTCGAATAG
- the trxB gene encoding thioredoxin-disulfide reductase: protein MYKSIIIGTGPAGLTAAIYLARANMKPLVIEGPEPGGQLTTTTEVENFPGFPEGIMGPDLMANMRKQAERFGAEFMTGWVNNVDMSERPFKLQVEGKGEFVGETIIISTGASARWLGIPGEKDNIGRGVSTCATCDGFFFRNKKIVVIGGGDSAMEEANFLTRFATNVELVNRRDELRASKIMQDRARGNEKISWSLNRTPLEVEANGMGVTGLKVRNNATGEDETIQTDGVFIAIGHTPNTKFLNGQIDTDEHGYIKVKPGSSETNVPGVFACGDVQDNKYRQAITAAGSGCMAALDCERFLENVGSH, encoded by the coding sequence ATGTACAAATCCATTATTATAGGCACCGGCCCTGCCGGTCTCACGGCAGCGATCTATTTGGCACGCGCAAACATGAAGCCTCTTGTTATCGAAGGACCGGAGCCGGGCGGCCAATTGACCACTACGACGGAGGTAGAGAATTTCCCGGGCTTCCCTGAAGGAATTATGGGTCCCGATCTGATGGCGAATATGCGCAAGCAGGCGGAACGTTTTGGAGCCGAGTTTATGACCGGTTGGGTGAACAACGTCGATATGTCGGAGCGTCCGTTCAAGCTTCAGGTTGAAGGTAAAGGCGAATTTGTAGGCGAGACGATTATCATCTCTACCGGCGCATCGGCTAGATGGCTGGGTATCCCTGGCGAGAAGGATAATATCGGCCGCGGCGTGAGCACATGCGCAACTTGCGACGGCTTCTTTTTCCGCAATAAGAAGATCGTGGTTATCGGCGGCGGCGATTCCGCCATGGAGGAAGCGAACTTCCTTACCCGCTTTGCGACTAATGTTGAACTCGTAAACCGTCGTGATGAGCTCCGTGCATCGAAAATTATGCAGGACCGCGCACGCGGGAACGAAAAGATCAGCTGGAGCTTGAACCGTACGCCGCTTGAGGTAGAAGCGAACGGCATGGGGGTTACCGGCCTCAAAGTCCGCAATAATGCAACCGGTGAAGATGAAACGATCCAAACGGACGGCGTTTTTATCGCAATCGGACATACGCCAAACACGAAATTTCTGAACGGCCAGATCGACACCGACGAGCATGGCTACATTAAAGTGAAGCCAGGCAGCTCGGAGACGAACGTGCCGGGCGTATTCGCCTGTGGAGACGTACAGGACAACAAATACCGCCAAGCGATTACGGCGGCAGGCAGCGGCTGTATGGCGGCTCTAGATTGCGAACGGTTCCTCGAGAACGTCGGCTCACATTAA
- a CDS encoding ROK family glucokinase, translating to MSEKIYVGVDVGGTAIKVGICNVEGELLHTYEGPTETSKGTDTILHNIAQYARNIVTESPFDWEQVEGVGVGIAGFLDIPNGIVKFSGNLKIENVHLKEYLEEELQVKVLVNNDANVAALGEAWAGAGKGIDNCVCYTLGTGVGGGIIIGGKIVEGFAGMAGELGHIAIVPDLEAIQCGCGKMGCLESVSSATGIIRMAKDAVERGDRTVLSTVEDIMAKDVIDAAKAGDEVASRIVSRAAYYLGKSMALMAVVLNPECFIIGGGVSKAGDFLFDQIREVFEKYTQKEAQEGVKIVAATLGNNAGVVGAAGLILRS from the coding sequence ATGTCTGAGAAGATTTACGTTGGAGTCGATGTCGGCGGCACCGCTATTAAAGTTGGGATTTGTAACGTGGAGGGAGAATTGCTCCATACTTACGAAGGGCCGACGGAAACGAGTAAAGGTACGGACACCATCCTTCATAATATTGCGCAGTATGCGCGGAACATCGTGACCGAATCGCCGTTTGATTGGGAGCAAGTTGAAGGCGTTGGCGTAGGGATCGCCGGCTTCCTTGATATCCCGAACGGTATTGTGAAATTTTCGGGCAACTTGAAGATTGAGAATGTTCACTTGAAGGAATATCTCGAGGAGGAGCTTCAAGTTAAAGTCCTTGTTAATAATGACGCAAACGTTGCCGCGCTTGGCGAAGCGTGGGCCGGTGCTGGCAAAGGCATCGATAACTGCGTCTGCTATACACTGGGAACTGGCGTAGGCGGCGGTATTATTATCGGCGGCAAAATCGTAGAGGGCTTCGCGGGTATGGCCGGCGAGCTGGGCCACATCGCGATTGTTCCTGATCTGGAAGCGATTCAATGCGGCTGCGGCAAAATGGGCTGTCTCGAATCGGTATCCTCCGCTACGGGTATTATCCGCATGGCGAAGGATGCTGTTGAGCGCGGAGACCGCACGGTCTTGTCGACAGTTGAAGATATAATGGCGAAAGATGTTATCGACGCTGCGAAAGCAGGCGACGAGGTCGCTTCGCGTATCGTTAGCCGCGCAGCTTACTACCTTGGCAAATCGATGGCACTGATGGCTGTCGTGCTGAATCCGGAATGCTTTATTATCGGCGGCGGCGTGTCGAAAGCAGGCGACTTCCTGTTCGACCAAATTCGCGAAGTATTCGAGAAGTATACCCAGAAGGAAGCGCAAGAAGGCGTGAAGATCGTTGCGGCTACGCTTGGCAATAACGCGGGTGTTGTAGGCGCAGCGGGTCTTATCTTGCGTTCCTAA